In one window of Borrelia anserina Es DNA:
- the fliE gene encoding flagellar hook-basal body complex protein FliE, which produces MKVDSFFADNNIYLIRKNPLHFDRNFSDFDVKHEEKAKTFKELFFNLISEVNNSQLNVFEMSQQAILHPNSIDVHDIVIAMAKANMNLSITKAIVEKSIKAYQDVINIR; this is translated from the coding sequence ATGAAAGTAGATTCTTTTTTTGCAGATAATAATATTTATTTAATTCGTAAAAATCCTTTGCATTTTGATAGAAATTTTTCTGATTTTGATGTTAAGCATGAGGAAAAGGCTAAAACTTTTAAAGAGTTATTCTTTAATTTGATATCTGAGGTGAATAATAGTCAATTAAATGTATTTGAAATGTCACAGCAAGCTATTTTGCACCCAAATAGTATTGATGTGCATGATATTGTAATAGCAATGGCTAAGGCTAATATGAATTTAAGTATTACAAAAGCTATTGTTGAGAAAAGTATAAAGGCTTATCAAGATGTAATTAATATTCGTTAA
- the flgC gene encoding flagellar basal body rod protein FlgC → MGLFSSINTASTGLTAQRLRLDVIANNIANVETTRTSEGGSYRRQRIIFAPRVVSPYWKGPFIPDYLDNGVGQGVRVAGIEKDKSPLKLKYDPTHPDAIKSGDLRGYVEFPNVNAVEEMVDMISAARSYEANSTVINSSKAMFRSALSILQN, encoded by the coding sequence ATGGGATTATTTTCAAGTATTAATACTGCTTCAACAGGTTTAACAGCTCAAAGATTAAGGCTAGATGTTATTGCAAATAATATTGCAAATGTGGAGACTACTAGAACTTCTGAAGGGGGCTCTTATAGGAGACAGAGAATAATTTTTGCTCCAAGGGTTGTAAGTCCATATTGGAAGGGCCCTTTTATTCCTGATTATCTTGATAATGGGGTTGGTCAAGGTGTAAGAGTTGCTGGTATTGAGAAAGACAAGTCTCCTTTAAAGCTAAAGTATGATCCTACTCATCCTGATGCAATAAAGTCTGGAGATCTAAGAGGTTATGTGGAATTTCCTAATGTGAATGCCGTTGAAGAGATGGTAGATATGATATCTGCTGCCCGTTCTTATGAGGCAAATTCTACTGTCATTAATAGTAGTAAAGCAATGTTTAGAAGTGCATTATCAATACTGCAGAATTAG
- the hslV gene encoding ATP-dependent protease subunit HslV: MSFKGTTVIAIRRGGKTVVAADGQVTFGYTVLKSNAVKIRKLVNGKILAGFAGSTSDAITLFEKFEEKVKAREDGIIDIKRAAVELAKDWRSDKILHKLEAMMLVADSENILLISGTGDVVEPEEDVISIGSGGNYAYSAALAYMENKKLSASDIAFKSLKVAARVCIYTNSNIVLEEIS, encoded by the coding sequence ATGAGTTTTAAAGGAACTACGGTTATTGCAATAAGGAGGGGAGGGAAAACTGTAGTAGCAGCAGATGGGCAAGTAACTTTTGGATATACTGTTTTAAAGTCCAATGCTGTAAAAATAAGAAAATTAGTTAATGGAAAAATTTTAGCAGGATTTGCAGGTTCAACTTCTGATGCTATTACTCTTTTTGAGAAATTTGAGGAAAAAGTTAAAGCTAGAGAAGATGGAATTATTGATATTAAAAGGGCTGCTGTGGAGCTTGCTAAAGATTGGAGATCTGACAAAATACTTCATAAACTTGAAGCAATGATGCTTGTCGCTGATTCTGAGAATATTTTATTAATTTCAGGTACTGGAGATGTTGTCGAACCTGAAGAGGATGTAATATCAATTGGTAGTGGAGGAAATTATGCATATTCAGCGGCGCTTGCTTATATGGAAAATAAAAAATTAAGTGCTTCTGATATTGCTTTTAAGTCTTTAAAGGTGGCAGCAAGAGTTTGTATATATACAAACTCAAATATTGTACTTGAGGAGATTAGTTAA
- the mraY gene encoding phospho-N-acetylmuramoyl-pentapeptide-transferase: protein MFYLLGLRLLKYITFRAAYATIFAFLLALIFGPFIILRLKKLKLDQILREDGPKRHLSEKAGVPTMGGILIFFCVSISLIFWINLWNIYFLIILFVMVSFACLGFIDDFLKIKRKNSDGLNPKFKIYGQILFSFTSVVMLYYFGGEHVSVIYFPFFKSLKLDLGILYIPFGMFILISASNAFNLTDGLDGLAIGLSIVITGALVIIAYLTSRVDFAFYLNIPNIKGSEELVIFLGALLGGSFGFLWFNAYPAKIMMGDTGSLSIGAVLGMTALILKSEILFAILAGVFVVETLSVIIQVLVYKKTKKRVFKMAPLHHHFEELGWSEMQVVIRFWIMGLIFAIIALSTLKIR, encoded by the coding sequence GTGTTTTATCTTTTAGGTCTTAGATTGTTAAAATATATTACTTTTAGAGCCGCTTATGCTACTATTTTTGCATTTTTGCTTGCTTTGATTTTTGGTCCGTTTATTATCTTAAGGCTTAAAAAACTAAAACTAGATCAAATTTTAAGGGAAGATGGTCCAAAGCGCCATTTAAGTGAGAAGGCGGGAGTTCCTACTATGGGTGGTATTCTTATTTTTTTTTGTGTTTCAATCTCTTTGATTTTCTGGATTAATCTTTGGAATATTTACTTTTTAATTATACTTTTTGTCATGGTTAGTTTTGCCTGCTTAGGATTTATAGATGATTTTCTTAAGATAAAAAGAAAAAATTCAGATGGTCTTAATCCTAAGTTTAAGATTTATGGTCAGATATTATTTTCTTTTACTTCAGTTGTTATGCTTTATTATTTTGGCGGAGAGCATGTTAGCGTAATTTATTTTCCATTTTTTAAGTCTCTCAAATTGGATTTGGGGATTTTGTATATTCCATTTGGGATGTTTATTTTAATATCTGCTTCTAATGCTTTTAATTTGACAGATGGACTTGATGGACTTGCTATTGGACTTAGTATTGTTATAACGGGGGCTTTAGTCATAATTGCATATCTTACAAGTAGAGTGGATTTTGCGTTTTACTTAAATATTCCAAATATTAAGGGTTCTGAAGAGCTTGTGATATTTCTTGGAGCTTTGCTTGGTGGTAGTTTTGGTTTTTTATGGTTTAATGCGTATCCTGCTAAAATAATGATGGGTGATACCGGTAGTCTTTCAATCGGAGCAGTTCTCGGAATGACAGCTTTGATCTTAAAAAGTGAGATTCTTTTTGCAATTCTTGCAGGAGTTTTTGTGGTTGAGACTTTATCTGTAATTATTCAAGTTTTAGTTTATAAGAAAACTAAGAAAAGAGTGTTTAAAATGGCACCGCTTCATCATCATTTCGAAGAACTTGGGTGGTCTGAAATGCAGGTTGTTATTAGATTTTGGATAATGGGTCTAATATTTGCTATAATTGCCTTAAGTACTCTTAAGATTAGATGA
- the ftsA gene encoding cell division protein FtsA — translation MSRDLIVGLDVGTSKICTVVAEVNLNNQLEIVGIGTSVSRGVRKGVLINIEAALDSISNSIEAAELISGCDINTLSVSMSGSSIEGTNSRGVVAINSKTREIDNEDVERVIEAAKAIVIPMDREILHVIPQEFIVDGIPHIKNPIDMMGIRLEGEVHIITGSSSSSQNLVRCVNRAGFSVDEVVLGSLASSYATLSKEEREMGVLFVDMGKGTTDIILYVDGSPYYTGVIPIGANRVTLDIAQVWKVPEDVAENIKITAGVAHISALESQMESVIIPNLGTRPPQEKSRKELAIIISSRLSEIFEMIKAEIMKRGFYNKINGGIVLTGGGTLFPGLSNLTEEIFKYPSRIGFPMNINGVGEEYIDPKFSSALGLVLYKHEQQKFNKLNKGNNKSKKQSKISSKLKGWFLKEWF, via the coding sequence GTGTCTAGAGATTTAATAGTAGGATTAGATGTTGGAACTTCCAAGATTTGTACTGTTGTTGCTGAGGTAAATTTGAATAATCAGTTAGAAATAGTAGGAATAGGCACTAGTGTATCAAGAGGCGTTAGGAAAGGAGTCCTTATAAATATTGAAGCGGCACTTGATTCAATTTCCAATTCTATTGAGGCTGCTGAGCTTATTTCTGGGTGTGATATTAATACTCTTTCTGTTTCTATGTCGGGTAGTAGCATTGAAGGTACTAATTCTCGTGGGGTTGTTGCAATAAATTCAAAAACTAGAGAAATTGATAATGAAGATGTTGAGCGTGTTATTGAAGCTGCTAAAGCAATTGTAATTCCGATGGATAGAGAAATTTTACATGTGATTCCTCAAGAATTTATTGTGGATGGAATTCCTCATATAAAAAATCCAATAGATATGATGGGAATTCGTCTTGAAGGTGAGGTGCATATTATTACGGGATCTAGTTCTTCGAGTCAAAATTTAGTTAGATGTGTTAATCGTGCTGGATTTTCTGTTGATGAAGTTGTTCTTGGAAGCTTGGCCTCATCTTATGCTACTTTATCTAAGGAAGAGAGAGAAATGGGTGTTTTGTTTGTTGATATGGGTAAAGGTACAACAGACATAATTCTTTATGTTGATGGTTCTCCTTATTATACTGGTGTAATTCCTATTGGCGCAAATAGAGTTACTCTTGATATTGCACAGGTATGGAAAGTACCTGAAGATGTTGCTGAAAATATTAAAATAACAGCTGGCGTTGCTCATATTTCTGCCCTTGAGAGTCAAATGGAGAGCGTTATTATTCCTAATCTTGGGACTAGACCGCCTCAAGAGAAGAGTCGAAAAGAATTGGCTATAATAATTAGTTCAAGACTAAGCGAGATTTTTGAGATGATAAAAGCTGAAATAATGAAACGAGGTTTTTATAATAAGATTAATGGGGGAATTGTTTTAACTGGAGGAGGAACTTTGTTTCCTGGTCTTTCTAATTTAACAGAAGAGATATTTAAATATCCATCAAGAATAGGATTTCCAATGAATATTAATGGAGTTGGAGAGGAATATATTGATCCCAAATTTTCTTCAGCTCTTGGTCTTGTTCTTTATAAACATGAACAGCAAAAATTCAATAAATTAAATAAAGGAAATAATAAATCTAAGAAACAAAGTAAAATATCTTCAAAATTGAAAGGTTGGTTTTTGAAGGAGTGGTTTTGA
- the ftsW gene encoding putative lipid II flippase FtsW, with translation MLVLWSLIAYGIIVFYTSSFFLSLELTGNPNFLFLMRLKYLLLSFTVFFIFERISLNFLKETVAIILLLTFTLVLATFFSPSISGAQRWIFVQGVSIQPSEIFKVSFTIYLSSYLSKFRLKFDNNIFYWLKPMLIFGIFWLLIILQNDYSTAIYFAILFFIVLFVSGISLGYIFAILFTFVPISMLFLIFEPYRVARIFAFLNPYDDPLGKGYQIIASLNALKSGGLVGKGLGMGEIKLGKLPEANSDFIFSVLGEELGFLGICFAIVLFFLFFYFGYFVAIFAKTRFRFFIAFISSLTIFLQSIMNILIAIGLLPPTGINLPFFSSGGSSIVVTMALSGLIANVSRDIEGR, from the coding sequence TTGCTTGTTTTATGGTCTCTTATTGCTTATGGTATTATTGTATTTTATACATCCTCATTTTTTTTAAGTCTAGAGCTTACAGGGAATCCTAATTTTCTATTCTTAATGCGACTTAAATACCTTCTTTTAAGTTTTACTGTGTTTTTTATTTTTGAGAGAATTTCTTTAAATTTTTTAAAAGAGACTGTTGCTATTATACTACTTTTGACTTTTACATTAGTTTTGGCAACTTTTTTTTCCCCTAGTATTTCTGGGGCGCAAAGGTGGATATTTGTACAAGGAGTTAGTATTCAGCCTTCAGAGATTTTTAAGGTGTCTTTTACGATTTATCTTTCAAGCTATTTGAGTAAGTTTAGATTAAAGTTCGATAATAATATCTTTTATTGGCTTAAACCTATGTTAATTTTTGGTATTTTTTGGTTGCTTATAATTTTGCAAAATGATTATTCAACAGCTATTTATTTTGCTATTCTTTTTTTTATTGTTTTATTTGTTTCTGGAATATCGTTAGGATATATTTTTGCTATTTTATTCACTTTTGTTCCGATCTCTATGCTTTTTTTAATATTTGAACCTTATAGGGTTGCTCGAATTTTTGCATTTTTAAATCCTTATGATGATCCTTTGGGAAAGGGATATCAAATAATAGCATCACTTAATGCTTTAAAGAGTGGTGGTCTTGTGGGAAAGGGTCTTGGAATGGGTGAAATCAAGCTTGGTAAACTTCCTGAGGCTAATTCTGATTTTATTTTTTCTGTTCTTGGAGAGGAATTGGGCTTTTTAGGAATTTGTTTTGCTATTGTATTGTTTTTTTTATTTTTTTATTTTGGATATTTTGTTGCTATCTTTGCTAAGACTAGATTTAGGTTTTTTATTGCATTTATTTCAAGTCTTACAATTTTTCTTCAAAGTATCATGAATATTTTAATTGCGATTGGACTTTTGCCTCCTACAGGTATAAATTTACCATTCTTTTCATCAGGTGGTTCTTCTATTGTTGTTACAATGGCGCTTTCTGGACTTATTGCAAATGTTTCTAGAGATATTGAAGGTAGATAG
- a CDS encoding cell division protein FtsQ/DivIB, giving the protein MLIYRKFLIMYIYVIISIILLEIIFIIFISPYFLIRYISFNDGIHISKEDILSISGIRPNTYYYDADISTYEKNIMRDLRVKNVKVELKFPNTIRINIERRVPIVTAYENIDGGFVYYFISSDGVILEKCKDLIYDLPIVSGLNLNGNEVGDFLEDRILAIIKNLNYVKINQNTLYNLISEINFLKLNFYDYKIILYIKNIYNKILITTDMNLISVMHKVFMISDLLKGTSGAVDLRSGDIILLGEN; this is encoded by the coding sequence ATGTTGATTTATAGAAAATTTTTGATTATGTATATTTACGTAATAATTTCTATCATATTGCTTGAAATTATTTTTATTATTTTTATTTCCCCTTATTTCTTAATTAGGTACATTAGTTTTAATGATGGTATTCATATTTCTAAAGAAGATATATTAAGTATTTCAGGAATTAGACCTAATACTTATTATTATGATGCTGATATTAGTACTTATGAGAAAAATATTATGAGGGATTTGAGAGTGAAGAATGTGAAAGTAGAACTTAAATTTCCTAATACTATTAGAATTAATATAGAAAGAAGAGTTCCTATCGTTACTGCTTATGAGAATATTGATGGTGGTTTTGTCTATTATTTTATTTCTTCAGATGGTGTAATTTTAGAGAAGTGTAAAGATTTAATTTATGATTTGCCTATAGTTAGTGGGTTGAACTTAAATGGTAATGAAGTTGGTGATTTTTTAGAGGATAGAATACTGGCTATTATAAAGAACCTTAACTATGTTAAAATAAATCAAAATACTTTGTATAATTTAATATCGGAAATTAATTTTTTGAAGTTGAATTTTTATGATTACAAGATTATTTTGTATATAAAAAATATATATAATAAGATATTAATAACAACGGATATGAATTTAATAAGTGTAATGCATAAGGTATTCATGATATCTGATTTACTTAAGGGAACGTCTGGTGCTGTTGATTTAAGAAGTGGTGATATCATTTTGTTAGGAGAGAATTAG
- the flgB gene encoding flagellar basal body rod protein FlgB produces the protein MNNFERSIDLTHRYLDVLSLRQSVMADNIANVDTPNFKRSKVTFEAEFEQAILSERASNLALVKGNDKHLDGFKELEYLDVKPRRMLDYLSTFNNNGNNVDIDSEMKNLFQNQMMYNLFTNIQAHHFKSVNIVIK, from the coding sequence TTGAATAATTTTGAAAGATCAATCGATTTGACACATAGGTATTTAGATGTTCTTAGTTTAAGACAAAGTGTAATGGCTGATAATATTGCAAATGTAGATACTCCGAATTTTAAGAGGAGTAAAGTCACTTTTGAAGCTGAATTTGAACAAGCAATTTTAAGTGAAAGAGCAAGTAATTTAGCTTTGGTAAAAGGTAATGATAAACATTTAGATGGCTTTAAAGAATTAGAGTATTTAGACGTTAAACCTCGCAGAATGCTTGATTATCTTTCTACTTTTAATAACAATGGCAATAATGTTGATATTGATTCTGAGATGAAAAACCTTTTTCAGAATCAAATGATGTATAACTTGTTTACAAATATTCAGGCCCATCATTTTAAAAGTGTAAATATTGTAATAAAATAA
- the ftsZ gene encoding cell division protein FtsZ codes for MKDYNIIDSHSKRFDSATNPTVLKVIGAGGGGSNAVNRMIEYGVRDVEFIVANTDLQALQTSIAPIKIALGAKVTSGLGAGGRPEIGQAAAEEDIDIIKNHLAGADMVFITAGMGGGTGTGAAPVIAQVAKELGILTVGVVTKPFKFEGPKKMRLAEQGINNLRKSVDTLIIIPNQKLLTVVDKRTTIKDAFKRADDVLRMGVQGIAGLIIEHGEVNIDFADVKSIMQGQGDALMGIGYGKGENRAVDAATSAISNPLLEEVRIEGSKGLLVNITGGEDFSLLELEEIMGIITASVDDEATVIYGHAINSNLDDEIYVTVVATGFSSKRQSDLSGTLENNTLSSKEFDSLMSGSQDASGSAYEANDNFIAKSRSVNYFEDDIDVPTFLRNLNKKSSDN; via the coding sequence ATGAAAGATTATAATATTATTGATAGTCATTCAAAAAGGTTTGATTCTGCTACAAATCCTACGGTTCTTAAAGTAATTGGTGCAGGCGGTGGAGGTAGTAACGCTGTCAATCGTATGATTGAATATGGAGTGAGGGATGTTGAATTTATTGTAGCAAATACTGATCTTCAAGCTCTTCAAACTTCTATTGCTCCAATAAAGATTGCCCTTGGAGCTAAAGTTACCTCAGGTCTTGGAGCCGGTGGTAGACCTGAAATTGGACAAGCTGCGGCAGAAGAAGATATTGATATTATTAAGAATCATCTAGCAGGTGCTGATATGGTGTTTATTACTGCTGGGATGGGTGGAGGTACTGGAACAGGAGCAGCTCCTGTTATTGCTCAAGTAGCGAAAGAACTTGGAATTTTAACTGTTGGAGTTGTTACTAAGCCTTTTAAATTTGAAGGTCCTAAAAAAATGCGTCTAGCTGAGCAGGGAATAAACAACTTAAGAAAATCTGTTGATACTTTAATTATTATTCCAAATCAAAAACTTTTAACTGTTGTTGATAAGCGAACTACAATTAAGGATGCCTTCAAGAGAGCTGATGATGTTTTAAGAATGGGTGTTCAGGGAATTGCAGGTCTTATTATTGAGCACGGCGAAGTTAATATTGATTTTGCTGATGTTAAGAGCATTATGCAAGGACAAGGTGATGCTTTAATGGGTATTGGTTATGGTAAAGGTGAAAATAGAGCAGTTGATGCAGCCACTTCTGCTATTAGTAATCCTTTGCTTGAAGAAGTTAGAATAGAAGGTTCTAAAGGGCTTCTTGTTAATATAACCGGAGGTGAAGATTTTTCATTGCTTGAGCTTGAAGAAATTATGGGAATAATTACTGCTAGTGTTGATGATGAAGCTACCGTAATATATGGTCATGCAATTAACTCAAATCTTGATGATGAAATTTATGTTACAGTTGTTGCTACTGGTTTTTCTTCTAAGAGGCAGAGTGATTTGTCTGGAACTCTTGAAAATAATACTTTAAGTTCAAAAGAGTTTGATAGTTTAATGTCAGGTAGTCAAGATGCTTCAGGGAGTGCTTATGAGGCTAATGATAATTTTATAGCTAAGTCAAGAAGTGTTAATTATTTTGAAGATGATATTGATGTTCCTACATTTCTTAGAAATTTAAATAAAAAGAGTAGTGACAATTGA
- the dprA gene encoding DNA-processing protein DprA produces MFKLIYVDNLRFLRSEEKLKIFNAFDLSDLCKLSLKDISNYLSRDFRKIHRLPNLKLVELQQKIINKTGAKVVSLGSKDYPLKLKRIYDPPFAVYYKGNLPSPNFLSWAVVGSRQISRDLVDKIKELSSHLVSNHVEVISGFAIGADIAAHLGAINEGKRTYAVIATDIDNIYPKRNRKYVASLLENGGGVLTETLPYERIQSYFFAKRNRIVAGLSDAIFITYAPRKSGALITAELGLDLGLDIYVYNIDYSGDGARILYDSGAQEIKSVPDLYRILNVHYNEPEIGGDLDVCCVGKDISSMLINELLNEISK; encoded by the coding sequence ATGTTTAAATTGATTTATGTTGATAATTTAAGGTTCTTAAGGAGTGAAGAAAAACTTAAGATTTTTAATGCTTTTGATTTAAGTGATCTTTGTAAGTTAAGTTTAAAAGATATTTCTAATTATTTATCTAGAGATTTTAGAAAAATTCATAGACTTCCTAATTTAAAATTGGTAGAATTGCAGCAAAAAATTATTAATAAAACAGGTGCAAAGGTTGTGAGTCTTGGCTCTAAAGATTATCCTTTAAAGCTTAAGAGGATTTATGACCCTCCATTTGCTGTTTATTATAAGGGTAATCTTCCAAGCCCTAATTTCTTGTCGTGGGCTGTTGTTGGTTCAAGGCAAATCAGTAGGGATTTGGTCGATAAAATTAAAGAGTTGTCATCTCACCTTGTTAGTAATCATGTGGAGGTCATATCTGGATTTGCAATAGGAGCTGATATTGCAGCACATCTAGGTGCAATCAATGAGGGAAAAAGAACATATGCAGTTATTGCGACAGATATTGATAATATTTATCCAAAGCGAAATAGGAAATATGTCGCTAGTCTTTTAGAAAATGGTGGAGGTGTTCTTACTGAAACTTTGCCTTATGAGAGGATACAGAGTTACTTTTTTGCAAAGAGGAATAGAATAGTAGCTGGTCTTTCGGATGCTATTTTTATTACCTATGCACCGAGGAAATCAGGGGCCTTGATTACTGCTGAGCTTGGACTTGATTTAGGTCTTGATATTTATGTCTATAACATTGATTATTCTGGTGATGGTGCTAGGATTTTATATGATTCTGGAGCTCAAGAGATAAAATCAGTACCAGATCTTTATAGGATATTAAATGTTCATTATAATGAGCCAGAAATTGGTGGTGATTTAGATGTCTGTTGTGTAGGTAAAGATATATCGAGTATGCTTATTAATGAATTATTGAATGAAATATCTAAATAG
- the hslU gene encoding HslU--HslV peptidase ATPase subunit, protein MDKIENQNIVPKEIVAELDKYIIGQVEAKKLVSIALVNRYIRSKLPKEIRDDVMPKNIIMVGSTGIGKTEIARRLSKFIKAPFIKVEATKYTEVGYVGRDVESMIRDLMSIAVNMVREEMYDSVREEAIKRAEERIIDKLLKASESSEDDNASDEEKRVREQLREKFRKQLKSGAIDDNLIDVYVSGKMPVSTIEIFSGSNFEEIDMSIGGLINNIFDRKKRRELKIKKAREIIISEELDKLVDHENIVEIAKSRVENMGIVFIDEIDKIVTKNRTGNDVSREGVQRDILPIVEGSKVNTKYGIVDTSHILFIAAGAFNLSKPSDLIPELQGRFPIKVELKSLSVGDFKNILKHTKNSLIRQYVAMFKVYDLTLTFSEEAVDRIAELAFDMNSEGENLGARRLHGVMEKILADLFFEAPGSKLKRVEINLDYVNEKIKINEQKDLNYYII, encoded by the coding sequence ATGGATAAGATTGAAAATCAAAATATAGTACCTAAAGAGATTGTTGCAGAATTAGATAAATATATAATAGGACAAGTCGAAGCCAAAAAATTGGTTTCAATTGCTCTTGTTAATAGGTATATAAGATCTAAGCTTCCTAAAGAAATAAGGGATGATGTAATGCCTAAAAATATTATTATGGTTGGGTCAACTGGAATAGGTAAAACTGAAATTGCAAGAAGGCTTTCGAAATTTATTAAGGCTCCTTTCATTAAAGTTGAAGCTACAAAATATACTGAGGTAGGTTATGTGGGTCGTGATGTTGAGTCTATGATTCGTGATTTGATGAGTATTGCAGTGAATATGGTCAGAGAAGAAATGTATGATTCTGTTCGTGAAGAGGCTATTAAGCGTGCTGAAGAGAGAATTATCGATAAACTTTTAAAAGCTTCTGAGAGTTCTGAGGATGATAATGCAAGTGATGAGGAAAAAAGGGTTCGTGAACAATTAAGAGAAAAGTTTAGAAAACAATTAAAAAGTGGGGCTATTGATGACAATCTTATTGATGTTTATGTTTCAGGCAAGATGCCTGTTTCTACTATAGAGATATTTTCTGGTAGTAATTTTGAAGAGATTGATATGAGTATTGGAGGGTTAATTAATAATATATTTGATAGGAAGAAGCGAAGGGAGTTGAAAATCAAAAAAGCCAGGGAAATAATCATATCTGAAGAACTTGATAAATTAGTTGATCATGAGAATATTGTAGAGATTGCTAAATCAAGAGTTGAGAATATGGGAATTGTTTTTATTGATGAAATCGATAAGATAGTTACTAAAAATAGGACTGGAAATGATGTATCCAGAGAAGGTGTTCAGAGAGATATTTTGCCAATTGTTGAGGGTTCTAAGGTTAATACGAAATATGGTATAGTAGATACTTCTCATATTTTGTTTATTGCTGCAGGTGCTTTTAATTTGTCAAAACCGTCTGATTTAATACCGGAGCTTCAGGGTAGGTTTCCAATTAAAGTTGAGCTTAAGAGCTTAAGTGTGGGTGACTTCAAAAATATTTTAAAGCACACTAAAAATTCCTTAATAAGGCAATATGTTGCAATGTTTAAAGTTTATGATTTGACTTTAACATTTAGTGAAGAGGCAGTTGATAGAATAGCTGAGCTTGCCTTTGATATGAATTCTGAGGGAGAAAATCTCGGAGCAAGAAGGTTGCATGGGGTCATGGAAAAGATTCTTGCCGATCTTTTTTTCGAGGCTCCCGGTAGCAAGTTAAAAAGAGTCGAAATAAATTTGGATTATGTTAATGAAAAAATCAAAATTAACGAACAAAAAGACTTAAATTATTATATAATATAG